Below is a window of Luteolibacter rhizosphaerae DNA.
GCGCCCAGGACCGCTCCATCTTCCAGACCGAGCAGGCCTTCCTCACCTATGCGATGAAGGAACGCTACTGGTGGCCGGAGGAATGGGTCCGCAGCTTCAAGTACAACTGCCGCCCCTCCTTCCCGCTCAATCTCATCGTCGCCCCGCAGAAGCCCCCGGGCGCGAAGGTCCTCGTTTTCCACGGAAAGCCCGACCCGCCGGATGCCGTGACGGGAGTTAGCGATGGCAAGATCCACCATCGGGTCCTCGCTGCCCCATGGGTGGCCGATTACTGGCACGAGTAATCAGTCCCTGCCGCGGCCCGGACGCTGGCGGAAGCCGCCGCGCTCGCGCTCACTACGATTCGCCCGTTGTCGCCCTCCTTCGGCGACCCGGTTGGAGAAATTCTGGATCATGGCCTCTTGCTCGGCCGCATCTAGCGAGCCGTCGCCATTCGCATCCGCACGGGTAAAGCCGCGCTGCATCCGCTCGGAGACCTCGTTCTGCGTGAGGATGCCATCGCCATTCGCATCCTGCTCCTTGAAACGCGAGTTCATCTGCACCTTCAGCTCCGCGAAACGCTTGGCTTGGAGTTGGGCCTTGTAGGCATCACGCTGTTCCTGGGTCAATGGACCGCCGGGTGTTCCTGCCGCGGGGGCCTGAGGAGTCACCGCGGCAAGCGCTGCCGAGGGAACCGATGAAATTGGCTCGTCCACCGCTTCCTCCAGTGCCTCCGTTGTTTCTTCGGCAGCAGCCACCTCCTTCTCCCTCTCTGCCGATCGCTTTGAGCCCAGCGGCCTGAAGGTCTTCGGCTTGCTATCCGGAACCGCCGCCTGCTCCTCGTTCTTCTCGCAAGAGGAAACCAGAGCGATCACCGGGATCATCCAAAGGAACTTCGCTTTCATGGGCTAGGGCACGAACCTCAGCCAGTCTGACAAGTTGCGAAGATCTCGCCAAGACAGGAATCTGCGCAGAAACATCGTATTCAGCCCGGACTCACCGTAGAGAAGGAGCCAATGACCAAGGCGCGAACGCTCGCGATCATCATCCCGCTTGCTTCCATTCTCGGTGCAGCGATCTGGCTCGCAATTCCTGGGCAAGTCTCCCCCGCCACGCGTCCACCTGAACCCTTGGCCGGCCAGAACAAGCGCCCGTCCGGCAGCACCGAAGGAAAGCTCAGGAGCATCCGCCTTCCCGCCTTCAAGGTCGAGGACATCAGCGTCGCGGAATTTGTGGATTATCTCCGCGGACACTCGATCGCCAGCGACGGGAATCCAGGCGACTTCCCCGGAGTGGACATCCGCATCATGCCACCGCACCACGGCTTCCAAGAAGATGCCGAACAGGGCAGACTCTTAACCGGAGACTACCGGATCAGGGAGCTGGCCCTCCCAAGCATGACTCTTGAAGAAGTCATCCGTCATGCCTTCGAGAAAACCAAGATTCGCTATGCCGTGCGGGACGAGGTGCTCTGGATCCACGGTCCTGCCGACCACAAATAAAAAGCCGGACCCCGTATCGGAGTCCGGCTTTGAGATCGATCCTTCCGGTCGCGATTAGCGCACCTTGATGTGGAAGGAGGTCCGCAGCTTGCCGCCTTCCACGCGCTCGCTCAGGCTGATGCCGTCGAATTCAGCGAAGGCCTCGAGGCCCTTCTGGATCCGCGGGATCTCCGCCTTGAATTGCTCGTAGTTCGGGCCCATCACCGCTTCCCCGTGCTTCTCCAGCAGGCTCACCCAGTCGGACGAGAAGGTCCGCAGGGCATCGAAATCGAATTCGAACCAAGCACCCGTCTTGTCCTCGCCGGCGCTATCCGCTGCCGCGATGAGGTCGAAGGCCTGCAACTTCGAGGTGGAGGCCACGAACCACTTGTCGCCCACGGTCACGCAGGGGTTCAGATCATCGCCGGTGAAGGGCAACGGGAAGGACCAGGCGGTGTGCCCGTTCCGCTCCGAGCTCGTCGGCTTCTGCATCGGGATTTCATTGCCAGAGATCTCGCTCACCGTTTTGAAGATGTTCTTCAGCGAGCCTTCCACCTTGGTCCAGGACTCCTGCAGCTTGGCGCGATCCGTCACCGGCGAGATCACCGAAGCACGGACGAACTTGCCGCCGTCGATCAGCTCCTGCGGCAGGCCCGGAATGGTGGGCACTCCCCCCTTCAGGTCCACCACCAGCGCAGATTCCGTGCCCAGACCGGCTTCCGCCGTCTGCAGCGCATCCCAGATGCCGATGGTATCCGTGCGGAACTTCTCGTTAAAGATACCGAAGCCCTGCTTGAATTGCGCGAAGTCCGCGTTGTCGTCGAGGTTCAGGCCCGCCACCTTCTCGGCGATCGCATAGCCCGTCTCGATGATCGCTTCGCCGTATTCGTTGGCGCGCTTGTTATACTCCGGGCTGGAGACCCAGTTGCCGAACATCAGCACCCCTTCGCCACCGCCCAGCTTGGACAGCTTGTGAGCGGCACCGTGGTCGAAAGCTCCGCGATCCACACCGCCGAACAGTTCGAACTTCACGCCCTCGTCGAGGACGATCAGGCCACCGCTCGTATCCGCCTTGGCCATCGCGATCAGCGCGTCCTCCTTCTCGCCCACCAGCTCCAGCAGGGAGGCCAGCTCGCGGGTATCGCCGAAGGCCTCGGAACCGGTCAGGCCGTCGCGCACGCCCAGCGCCATGTCCTTCAGGCTACCTGCCACCAGCGATTGGGTCAGGCCCTTCTCGGCGTAGGTGAAGCCCACGATCTTCTTGTCCTTGTAGCCATCCACGTAGGAGATGCCCTCGTTGGCCGCCAAGGAATCCTCCACCTTGTCGACGAGCGGGAGAGCCTCCTCGCTGTCGCCCAGATAGAGCATCAGGTAGTTCTCCGGAGCGATCGAACCGTAGGCGATGACGATGTTCTTCTTCTTCAGCGCCTCGATCAGCTTGTCGACATCCGCCGGAGCCAGCATCTGGTCGATCTCTGCACGGCCCTGCTCCAGCGTGGTCGCCAGGAAAGTACCGGCGATTTTCACGCCCTTGAAAGCGGCGCCGCCCTTGGTGAATTCAATCGGAGCCGCGGCCTCGCCCAGCGCGCCGACAGCCATTTCCAGACCCGAGGCGAGCTGCTGCTGCGCCATGCCCAGGGTCTCCGCGTCTTCCGCCTTGATGCCCATCAGCACCGGCGGGACGGCCAGCCCTTCGATCAGCGGCATCTCCTTGCCGAGTTCCTTGGCCAGCTCCAGCATTGAGGACTGGGTGGCGGCGTCCATGCCGGAGAAGTCGCCGGTCTTCGCACCTTCGGCGAAGGCCTGCGTCAGCACGCGCATCTGGAAGTAGTTGCTGCGGCGGCTCAGGTCCATCAGGTGCTTCACCTGCGGAGCCGTGCCCTTGCCGGTCGCCATGAAAATTTCCTGGCCCACGAATTTGCCGGCCATCACCGCACCCTCCGTGATCTCGGCCTCGGGATCGGTGCCACCTTCGGCCTGCGCGACCTCGCGGATGAAGCCCCAAGTCTTCAGGGACTTCAGGCGCTTCACGATCTCCTTGCCGTCGTAAATGCCGAGCACGCTCTCGGTATCCTTCGAGAGGCGGCCGACGATCCCCAGCATCGCGGCGCGCTCGCCGGGGCTCAGGGCCTTCACTTCGGGAGCAGGATTACCCACCACGGCCTTCACGGCCTCGGCGACGGGTCCTGCTGCCGGCGGAGCGGATTCTTCCTTCTCTTTCTTGCCACAGGCGCTGAGAACCAGCGCGGACGCGGGAAGAACCGACCACCATGTACGGAACGATTTCATTACCCGCAAAGCTTACGGAAATTCACGAACACTGAGCAATTCCAAAGCAGGACCGATTTCGCACCGCCCTAACGGCAAAAGGCCGGGGGCGCAGCGCACTCCCGGCCTCTATCTCAGAGTTGTAGGGGCAGCCCCTTACTTCGCTTCCTCGTGGCTTGCGATCGACCGCACCCACACGTTGCGGAAGTCGATCGGATCCCCGTGGAACTGGAGCTGGATCGGCCCGGTCTCGGGGTGATTCTCAGGATACTTCGCCAGCTGGCGGTACTGCGTCGGCCCGATCAACTTGCGGGCATTCTGCACCACCACGCCGTTCACCAGCACCGTCGCCACGGCAGGCTCCACCACCTTGCCGCCTTCGGTCTTCGGCGGGGTGAAGAGGATGTCGTAGCTCTGCCACTCACCCTGCGGGCGGATGGCATTCACCAGCGGGGGGCTCTGCCCATAAAGGGCTCCCGCGGTGCCGTCCGCATAAGTCGGGTTCTCGTGGCTCTGCAGGATTTGCACCTCGTACAGGCCCATCAGGAAGATTCCGCTGTTGCCACCGCCTTGGCCCTTCACCGGGCGGCCCGGCGGCACGCGCCACTCGATGTGGACCTGCACGGGGCCGAACTTGTCCTTGGAAACCAGTGTTCCCGGCGCGGCGGTGAAAATGCCGTCCTTCACCGGCCAAGTGGCAGGCTTGCCATCGGTCGTCCAAGCGTCGAGCGATCTGCCGTCGAAAAGCACCTTGGCGTCAGCCGGGGCCTTCACCACCACTGCTCCGGCGTTTTCCACCACCGGAGGCTGCGGGCGGCTGCCGTCGTGCACCTTCCACGGCGTGCCCGGGATCTGCGGGGTGCCGGGATCGATTCCCGGGCCCTCGGCTGCTACTGCCATCCCCCCGGCTGCCAGGCAGCCGGCCATCGCCGTCCATCGGAGTGCTCGCATGAGTTCAACTGGCAAAACGCTCTCCCCGGTGCAATCTTTCGCTGCGTTCGTGACATCGGGGTTGCGGACGCTTGGGGATTGTGAAATTTTTCACAAGCGTCTGCGCCATGAGCAATTCCACCCTTCCGCAGGGCCGTAACGAGCGGTTCCCATTCGAGCTAGTCAGGCCCCAGTTGGAACGTGTGGAAGCTTCCATCCGCGATCAGGTCCGCGCCTTCGATCCCGCCGTCGAGCCCTACGTCAGCTACGTCTGCAATACCTCGGGCAAGCGCATCCGCCCCGCCCTCTCGATCCTCGCCGGCGGCGCGCTCGGGAATGTCGAGGATGGGCACGTGAAGCTCGGCGTGATCCTCGAGTTGGTCCACATGGCGACCCTCGTCCATGATGATATCATCGATGGTGCGGTGACCCGCCGCATGGTGCCCACCGCGAATGCCAAATGGGGTGCCGGACTCTCGGTGCTCCTCGGCGATGCTCTCTTCTCTCACGCCTTGGCCCTTGCCACGGAGTTCAATGACATCGGCATCTGCCGCAAGGTCGGCATCGCCTCGCGCGAAGTCTGCGAGGGCGAGATCATCCAGACCCAGCGCCGCTTCGATCTCACCCTCACGAAGGCCGATTATTTCCGCATCATCGAGATGAAGACCGGCGCGCTCTTCGCCGCCGCCACCGGCATCGCCGCTGCCATCTCCGGTGCTGACGAAGCCACGGAAGCCAAGCTCTACGACTACGGCTTGAAGCTCGGCACTGCCTATCAGATCTATGATGACTGCCTTGATCTCGTCGGCAGCGAGGAAGCCGTCGGCAAGACGCTCCGCACCGATCTCGAAAAGGGCAAGCTCACCCTACCGATCCTCAACCTCCTCGATTGCTCCAGCGAATCGCAGCGCTCCAAGCTGACCAAGCGCATCGTGGAGCAGCAGCCGCTCGATCTCCCCGTTCTCGTCGGCATCGCCGAATACGAGGGTGCCATCGAGTCCGCTGTCGATACCGCCCAAGCCATGCTTGGCACCTGCCGCGACCACCTCGTCGGCCTCCCCGGCGGCGAATACGTCGAGGCCCTCGAACAGATCACCCGCTTCCTCGGCGCCCTGCTCGAAAAGTGCCGCCGCTGATTCGGGCGCCTCGCGATCTTTTACGTGGACAAGGAGAGGGTGCGTCTCGCGCCCCATCGAAGGACCTTGGGTTTGGATGAGCCGAAGCCGTCTTATTTAGCCGACTCACGCCCCTCAAGATCTTCAAACCTGAAGAGTCTTTCGGTGCGCATAATGTAGAGGATGAATACCAAGTCCCCGGAGACCCGGTAAAAAATTCGAAGCGGAGGAAGCACGAGATGACGATAAACCGTCCCTCTCAATTCCTGCGGACACGCCCCCAATTCGGGAAACGACTCAAGTTGATCAACCCGGGCAAAGACCCTCCGCACCAGCCGCTTTGCAGCCGAGGGATCATCCAGCGAAATATAATCTGCAATCCCGTCGAGGTCGCTCAGCGCGGGATCGGTCCAAATTACTCGAGCCATCGCGCCATTCGCTTCTTGGCATCCGCGTGAGGCACCACTCGGCCTTCCAGGATCGCCTTCTCTCCTCGGGCGATCCCTTCCAACAGTTCGAGCTTTTTCTGCATCCGCGAGAACTCATCCACACCCAGCAGATAAGCTGCTGGCTGACCGTGCTGGGTAATCAAAACCGGCTCCTTATGCTCGGCCAGTCCATCGATAATCTCGGTCGCGCGGCGCTTCAATGTGGTCACCAATTCGCTTCTCACGAAGTGACACTAAAGTATCACATCGAAGTAGTCAACCTGACGGGGAATTCAAACCGCCTCCGCCGTGTAGATCGACGCCACCCCGCAGCTCAGCGGCTCCGCCTCAGCACCTTTAAACCCCTGAGCCTCGATCAACTCGCACATCGCTTTCCCCATCGGGAACTCTTCGATCGATCCTCCCAGATACTCATAGGCATCCTTCTGTCCCGTCAGGGCACCTGCCATTTTCGGCAGGACGTTGTGGAGATACCAGCGATACGGCTTCCGCAGCAGATTCTCCGGCAGTGAGAAGTCCAGCACCAGCAGATGCCCGCCGGGCCTCAGCACCCGCCGCATCTCCTTGATCGCGCCTGCGTAGTTCACCATGTTCCGCAACCCGAAGGCCACGGTCACCACATCATACTCGCCATCCTTAAAGGGCAGCGCCATCGCATCCGCCACCAACGTGCGCGCCAAGCCGCGACGGGTGGCATGCACCAGCATCTCCGCGCAGAAATCGCTCCCCGTGACCTCCGCCTCCGGGCACTTGTCCTGCATCTCCAGCGCCAGATCGCCGGTGCCGGTGGCCACATCGAGAATCCTCCGCGGCTTCCAGCCCTTCACGATCCGCGCCACCTTCTTCCGCCACAAAATGTCCGTGCCCAAGCTCAGCACGTGATTCGTGGTCACATAGCGGTCCGCGATCCGCGCGAAGGCATCGCGGACATACGAAGGATCCTGAATCGTTCCGGCACCCATGATCATTTCAGTCAGGGCAGAATGTCGGCGTAGATCCCCGGATCGCTACCCGGAATCTCGATTGCCCCGCAGGCTTTCGCATAAAACTCCTTCGGCCCCACTCCGCCGATGAAGGCGTAGGCGTAGCCGGTGTCGCGCAGCGCTTCCAGCGACTTGAATAGCAGTGCCTTCCCGATCCCCGTGCCGCGGGCAGCTTCGGAAACCCCGGTCGGGCCGAAAAAGCCTTTCATCGTCGTATCGTAGCAAGCGAAGCCCAAGATCACCTTGTCCTTCGTGGCGATGAAGCAGGCCACCGGCTGACGGGTGATCGCCACCTCCACCTCGCTCACCCACTTGGCCGAGAAGTTCGCCCGGGCGAATTCCGCCACCGTGTGCTTCTCAAAGGCCCGGGCACGGCGCAGCGTGATTCCCTGCGCCGCCACCTTGGCATAGATCTCCCCGCTGTCGGGAAGGTCGTAGAGCCGCACCAGCATGTCGATCATGCCGGATGGGTAGCGGATCGGCGGGCACCGGCAAATGGGAAATCACCGCATCGGAACGCATTTCCCATCGACACCGGCCCTCCCTGCCACGTTTCATGCCATGAGGAAATGGCTTCTTATCTGCGCTTCGAGAATGTCACACGGCGCTTCGGCTCCTTTACCGCCGTCAACAACGTCACGCTCGATATCGAAAAGGGCGAGACTTTCTCCCTGCTAGGCCCCTCAGGCTGCGGGAAAACCACCCTGCTCCGCATGGCCGCGGGCTTCGACAAGCCGGACAGCGGCCGCGTCCTCCTCGATGGCAAGGACATCACCCCTTTGCCGCCGGACCAGCGCCCGGTGAACACCGTCTTCCAGAGCTACGCCCTCTTCCCCCACCTCTCCATCCGCGACAACATCGGCTTCGGCCCGAAGATTGCGAAATGGGCTCCGGACGCAATCAAGCGTGGCGTCGATGAGATGCTCGAGCTCGTCGACCTGAAGGCCCACGCCGACAAGAAGCCCTCCCAACTCTCCGGCGGCCAGAAGCAACGCGTCGCCATCGCACGCGCTCTCGTCAACAAGCCCAAGGTTCTGCTCCTCGACGAACCCCTCGCCGCCCTCGACCTGAAGCTCCGCCAGCGCCTCCTCGTCGAACTCGATGCCATCCACGACGAGGTCGGCATCACCTTCATCTATGTCACCCACGACCAGGGCGAGGCCATGTCGATTTCCGATCGCATCGCCGTGATGAACAAGGGCGTGATCGAACAGGTCGGACCTCCCGCCGAGATCTACGAGGCCCCGCGCAGCTCCTTCGTCGCCGCCTTCATCGGCGATACCAATTTCCTCGATGGCAAGATCACCGAGTGCATCGACAGCCGCTTCTCCCGCTGCGAGGTGAAGGGCTTCGGCACCATCGTCATCGACAACGACAAGCCCGTTAGCATTGGCGACCGCATCCACCTCTCGCTCCGACCCGAGAAACTCGTCGTCTCACGCGACCGGCCGAATACCACCGAGATCGACAACGCCATCGAGGGCAAGGTCGAGGACGTCATCTACTACGGCTCCCATACCCGCTACTGGGTTCGCTGCGGCGAATGGCGACTCTGCGCCGAAATGCAGCACCGCCGCTATCAACTCGACGAGAGCTCTCCCAAATGGGGCGACACCGTCTGGCTCAAATGGCACGCCAACGACGGCTTCCTCCTCGAACAATACCGCGAGGAAGACGAAGGCATGCTCACACTCCCCGACGCCGACTGATGAAGAAGGAGCAGAAGCCCGAACTTCTCGCCACGGCCCCCAGCCTCCTCTGGCTGGTGCTCTTCGTGCTGGTGCCGGTGGTTACGATCTTCGCCATCGCCTTCCGCCCCGCCCTCCCCGCCGGCGGCATCGGCGAAGGCTGGAGTCTCGATGCCGTCCGCGCTCTCGGCGACCCCAGCTATCCCGCGCTCTTTGTCCGCACCATCCTCATCAGTGCGCTCGCCACCCTCGGCTGCCTCGCCCTGGGTCTTCCCGCGGCCTACGCCATGGCCCGCCTCAGCCCGGCATGGCGCTCACGCATGCTGCTCCTCGTCATCGTCCCCTTCTGGACCAATTTCGTGATCCGCGTCTTCGCCTGGCAGCAGATCCTCCATGCCCAAGGCTACGTCGCATCCTTCCTCCGCAGCCTCCACATCATCGGCGAGAATGACCGCCTGTTAGGCAACACCGGTGCCGTTGTTATCGTCAGCACCTACACCTACCTTCCCTTCGCCATCCTGCCTCTCTTCGCCGCCGCGGAGAAGTTCGATTTCGGCCTGCTCGATGCCGCCCGAGACCTCGGAGCCAAGCCCCTCCGCGCCTTC
It encodes the following:
- a CDS encoding 3-keto-disaccharide hydrolase encodes the protein MRALRWTAMAGCLAAGGMAVAAEGPGIDPGTPQIPGTPWKVHDGSRPQPPVVENAGAVVVKAPADAKVLFDGRSLDAWTTDGKPATWPVKDGIFTAAPGTLVSKDKFGPVQVHIEWRVPPGRPVKGQGGGNSGIFLMGLYEVQILQSHENPTYADGTAGALYGQSPPLVNAIRPQGEWQSYDILFTPPKTEGGKVVEPAVATVLVNGVVVQNARKLIGPTQYRQLAKYPENHPETGPIQLQFHGDPIDFRNVWVRSIASHEEAK
- a CDS encoding polyprenyl synthetase family protein, encoding MSNSTLPQGRNERFPFELVRPQLERVEASIRDQVRAFDPAVEPYVSYVCNTSGKRIRPALSILAGGALGNVEDGHVKLGVILELVHMATLVHDDIIDGAVTRRMVPTANAKWGAGLSVLLGDALFSHALALATEFNDIGICRKVGIASREVCEGEIIQTQRRFDLTLTKADYFRIIEMKTGALFAAATGIAAAISGADEATEAKLYDYGLKLGTAYQIYDDCLDLVGSEEAVGKTLRTDLEKGKLTLPILNLLDCSSESQRSKLTKRIVEQQPLDLPVLVGIAEYEGAIESAVDTAQAMLGTCRDHLVGLPGGEYVEALEQITRFLGALLEKCRR
- a CDS encoding type II toxin-antitoxin system RelE/ParE family toxin, with protein sequence MARVIWTDPALSDLDGIADYISLDDPSAAKRLVRRVFARVDQLESFPELGACPQELRGTVYRHLVLPPLRIFYRVSGDLVFILYIMRTERLFRFEDLEGRESAK
- a CDS encoding type II toxin-antitoxin system Phd/YefM family antitoxin: MRSELVTTLKRRATEIIDGLAEHKEPVLITQHGQPAAYLLGVDEFSRMQKKLELLEGIARGEKAILEGRVVPHADAKKRMARWLE
- a CDS encoding ubiquinone/menaquinone biosynthesis methyltransferase translates to MGAGTIQDPSYVRDAFARIADRYVTTNHVLSLGTDILWRKKVARIVKGWKPRRILDVATGTGDLALEMQDKCPEAEVTGSDFCAEMLVHATRRGLARTLVADAMALPFKDGEYDVVTVAFGLRNMVNYAGAIKEMRRVLRPGGHLLVLDFSLPENLLRKPYRWYLHNVLPKMAGALTGQKDAYEYLGGSIEEFPMGKAMCELIEAQGFKGAEAEPLSCGVASIYTAEAV
- a CDS encoding GNAT family N-acetyltransferase translates to MIDMLVRLYDLPDSGEIYAKVAAQGITLRRARAFEKHTVAEFARANFSAKWVSEVEVAITRQPVACFIATKDKVILGFACYDTTMKGFFGPTGVSEAARGTGIGKALLFKSLEALRDTGYAYAFIGGVGPKEFYAKACGAIEIPGSDPGIYADILP
- a CDS encoding ABC transporter ATP-binding protein, whose amino-acid sequence is MASYLRFENVTRRFGSFTAVNNVTLDIEKGETFSLLGPSGCGKTTLLRMAAGFDKPDSGRVLLDGKDITPLPPDQRPVNTVFQSYALFPHLSIRDNIGFGPKIAKWAPDAIKRGVDEMLELVDLKAHADKKPSQLSGGQKQRVAIARALVNKPKVLLLDEPLAALDLKLRQRLLVELDAIHDEVGITFIYVTHDQGEAMSISDRIAVMNKGVIEQVGPPAEIYEAPRSSFVAAFIGDTNFLDGKITECIDSRFSRCEVKGFGTIVIDNDKPVSIGDRIHLSLRPEKLVVSRDRPNTTEIDNAIEGKVEDVIYYGSHTRYWVRCGEWRLCAEMQHRRYQLDESSPKWGDTVWLKWHANDGFLLEQYREEDEGMLTLPDAD
- a CDS encoding ABC transporter permease, translated to MKKEQKPELLATAPSLLWLVLFVLVPVVTIFAIAFRPALPAGGIGEGWSLDAVRALGDPSYPALFVRTILISALATLGCLALGLPAAYAMARLSPAWRSRMLLLVIVPFWTNFVIRVFAWQQILHAQGYVASFLRSLHIIGENDRLLGNTGAVVIVSTYTYLPFAILPLFAAAEKFDFGLLDAARDLGAKPLRAFFSVFVPGIRQGIITAFLVVFIPMLGSYVVPDMVGGTGTQMIGNKIAQRNFTDRNLPEAAALSGALALLVLAPMFLRRKEKTA